A genomic segment from Paenibacillus sp. FSL K6-1096 encodes:
- a CDS encoding response regulator transcription factor translates to MSRILVIDDEAALRDLIELVLRRENYEVQTAENGSAGLLALESFRPDLVVLDLMLPDCSGYDLCREITKRQAVPIIMLSAKNEIIDKVLGLELGAEDYMTKPFDNRELLARIKVVLRRAQSNDPKPGEEETRITHEDLTFNLDTRVVQKGGAPVALTAKEFRILETLLKRPDKIFTRDELLEIVWGYDFMGDSRSVDMTIMRLRKKLEDDAENPKYIRTVYGFGYQLGGGPP, encoded by the coding sequence ATGAGCAGAATTCTGGTGATTGATGATGAGGCGGCGCTGCGGGACCTGATTGAGCTGGTGCTGCGCAGAGAGAATTATGAGGTGCAGACAGCGGAGAACGGGAGTGCGGGACTGCTGGCGCTGGAATCCTTCCGGCCGGATCTGGTGGTGCTGGATCTGATGCTGCCGGATTGCTCGGGCTACGACCTGTGCCGGGAGATCACCAAAAGACAAGCGGTTCCTATTATCATGCTGTCGGCCAAAAATGAGATTATCGATAAGGTGCTGGGGCTGGAGCTGGGTGCCGAGGATTATATGACCAAGCCGTTCGATAACCGGGAGCTGCTGGCGCGGATCAAGGTGGTGCTCCGCAGAGCGCAGAGTAATGATCCGAAGCCGGGTGAGGAAGAGACCCGGATTACGCATGAAGACCTGACGTTCAATCTGGACACCCGGGTAGTGCAGAAGGGCGGTGCTCCGGTGGCCCTGACAGCCAAGGAATTCCGGATTCTGGAGACGCTGCTGAAGCGCCCGGACAAAATTTTCACCAGGGATGAGCTGCTGGAGATTGTCTGGGGCTATGACTTCATGGGGGACAGCCGCAGCGTGGATATGACGATTATGCGTCTTAGGAAGAAGCTGGAGGATGACGCGGAGAATCCGAAATACATCCGGACCGTCTATGGCTTCGGGTATCAGCTTGGAGGTGGCCCGCCCTGA
- the araA gene encoding L-arabinose isomerase, which produces MSTVSGKQFWFVVGSQHLYGDEALGEVKAHAQEMTDALNNSGVLPYPLVLQDLAVSADKITSIMKEVNYRDEVAGVITWMHTFSPAKMWIRGTKLLQKPLLHLATQYNESIPWATIDMDFMNLNQAAHGDREYGFINARLKKQNKVVVGYWERPEVQKQIAEWMDVAVAYNESFNIKVARFGDNMRNVGVTEGDKVEAQIQFGWTVDYFGIGDLVAYVNEVKQEEIDALFAEYTKLYAVDYGTYSKEDWEASVKVQASYEIALKRFLDAGGYNAFTSNFEDLHGMKQLPGLAVQRLMAQGYGFAGEGDWKTAALDRLMKVMSHNLNTGFMEDYTYEMAAGQEAILQSHMLEVDPSLAANQPKIIVSPLGIGDREDPARLVFDGKAGEGVVVSMADFGTHYKLLINEVTAFEPTVPAPKLPVARVLWQVKPNFQDGVRAWIENGGGHHTVVSLNLTTDQIVTYAKLVGLEYVIIK; this is translated from the coding sequence ATGTCAACAGTAAGCGGCAAGCAATTCTGGTTCGTAGTAGGATCGCAGCATCTGTACGGAGATGAAGCGCTCGGTGAAGTGAAGGCTCACGCGCAGGAAATGACCGATGCACTCAATAACAGCGGGGTGCTTCCTTATCCGCTGGTGCTGCAGGACTTAGCCGTCAGCGCCGACAAAATCACCTCCATCATGAAAGAAGTGAACTACCGTGACGAGGTTGCCGGGGTTATCACCTGGATGCACACCTTCTCCCCGGCCAAAATGTGGATTCGCGGCACGAAGCTGCTGCAGAAGCCGCTGCTGCATCTGGCTACCCAGTACAATGAGAGCATTCCTTGGGCAACGATTGACATGGACTTCATGAACCTGAACCAGGCTGCCCATGGCGACCGTGAGTATGGCTTCATCAATGCCCGCCTGAAGAAACAGAACAAGGTTGTTGTAGGATATTGGGAACGCCCTGAAGTCCAGAAGCAGATTGCTGAGTGGATGGACGTAGCTGTAGCTTATAACGAAAGCTTCAACATCAAGGTTGCCCGCTTCGGCGACAACATGCGTAACGTGGGCGTGACTGAAGGCGACAAGGTAGAAGCCCAGATCCAGTTCGGCTGGACGGTGGACTACTTCGGCATCGGCGATCTGGTCGCTTATGTGAATGAAGTGAAGCAGGAAGAGATCGATGCCCTGTTCGCTGAATATACTAAGCTGTATGCCGTTGATTATGGCACGTACAGCAAGGAAGATTGGGAAGCCAGCGTGAAGGTGCAGGCCAGCTATGAGATTGCCCTTAAGCGCTTCCTGGATGCAGGCGGCTACAATGCCTTCACCTCCAACTTCGAGGACCTGCACGGCATGAAGCAGCTTCCGGGTCTGGCTGTTCAGCGTCTGATGGCTCAAGGCTACGGCTTCGCCGGTGAAGGGGACTGGAAGACTGCGGCCCTGGACCGCCTGATGAAGGTGATGAGCCACAACCTGAACACCGGGTTCATGGAAGATTACACCTATGAAATGGCTGCCGGACAGGAAGCGATTCTCCAGTCGCACATGCTGGAGGTTGATCCGAGCCTGGCCGCGAACCAGCCGAAGATCATCGTCTCCCCGCTGGGTATCGGCGACCGTGAAGATCCGGCCCGTCTCGTATTCGACGGCAAGGCTGGCGAAGGCGTAGTAGTGTCTATGGCCGACTTCGGCACACACTACAAGCTGCTGATCAACGAGGTTACTGCATTCGAGCCAACGGTTCCGGCTCCGAAGCTGCCGGTAGCCCGCGTGCTGTGGCAGGTGAAGCCGAACTTCCAGGACGGCGTGAGAGCCTGGATCGAGAACGGCGGCGGCCACCACACCGTCGTATCGCTGAACCTGACCACCGATCAGATCGTTACCTATGCGAAGCTGGTTGGCCTGGAGTATGTAATTATTAAGTAA
- a CDS encoding GlsB/YeaQ/YmgE family stress response membrane protein — MYLLWVLIVGGLIGWLSGNLIGRDVPGGVLGNVIAGFIGSWLGTELLGPRGPVVGGFHVIPAIVGAIIALLIFFALARGGAFRRR, encoded by the coding sequence ATGTATCTGCTCTGGGTGCTCATTGTCGGCGGACTGATCGGCTGGCTGAGCGGCAATCTGATTGGCCGTGATGTTCCGGGAGGCGTGCTGGGCAATGTAATCGCAGGCTTCATCGGCTCCTGGCTGGGTACCGAGCTGCTGGGGCCAAGGGGCCCTGTAGTCGGCGGCTTCCATGTGATCCCGGCGATTGTCGGGGCAATTATCGCTTTGCTGATTTTCTTTGCTCTGGCCCGCGGCGGCGCCTTCCGGCGGCGTTAA
- a CDS encoding lantibiotic immunity ABC transporter MutE/EpiE family permease subunit, whose protein sequence is MLNIIRAEHLKWRRTFIPKLTWLAPAIALLLCAVLMGGSLFQSGAYNWWYTMLLPGALSLTCSLVLQRDAKLKYRSVLALPFTPGTLWTSKILACTGWLLTTLAVFLIGVTAGGLLFGQTIPLGSSLAGSALIFLTFLWQIPLCLFLAARLGLFAAILLNLSGTVLGVVAFDRGGLWDYNPYAITAKLMCPVLSILPNGLPVPADSPLRSTDMILPGTLISLGWLALLFLLTTLWFRRQEAK, encoded by the coding sequence ATGCTTAACATCATACGGGCCGAACACCTGAAATGGCGGCGGACCTTCATTCCCAAGCTGACCTGGCTGGCCCCGGCGATTGCGCTTCTGCTGTGTGCGGTGCTCATGGGCGGAAGCCTGTTCCAGAGCGGCGCTTACAACTGGTGGTACACTATGCTGTTGCCCGGAGCGTTGAGCCTGACTTGTTCGCTGGTATTGCAGAGGGATGCCAAGCTGAAGTACCGCAGCGTGCTGGCCCTGCCTTTTACACCGGGTACGCTCTGGACCAGCAAAATCCTTGCCTGCACCGGCTGGCTGCTCACTACTCTAGCCGTGTTCCTGATCGGCGTTACCGCCGGGGGCCTGCTGTTCGGTCAGACCATTCCACTGGGCAGCAGCCTGGCGGGCAGCGCACTGATCTTCCTAACCTTCCTGTGGCAGATCCCGCTGTGCCTGTTTCTGGCTGCCCGGCTCGGATTATTCGCAGCAATTCTGCTGAACCTGTCCGGCACCGTACTGGGTGTAGTTGCATTCGACAGGGGAGGCTTATGGGATTACAATCCTTATGCGATTACCGCCAAGCTCATGTGTCCGGTGCTGTCCATCCTGCCGAACGGCCTGCCGGTCCCGGCGGACAGCCCGCTGCGCAGCACAGATATGATTCTTCCCGGTACCCTGATCTCCCTCGGGTGGTTGGCCCTCCTGTTCCTGCTGACCACCTTATGGTTCCGTAGACAGGAGGCGAAGT
- a CDS encoding lantibiotic protection ABC transporter ATP-binding protein, translating into MQEHILEIQNLCKSFKRHTAVDNVSLAVARNSVYGLLGPNGAGKSTLLKMITGMLRPDSGSILFQGREWTRADLSRIGVLIEAPPLYDNLTARENLKVRTLALGLPQSRIDEVLGIVDLTATGKKRAGQFSMGMKQRLGIAIALLNQPELLILDEPTNGLDPIGIQELRELIRSFPQQGITVILSSHLLSEVEQTADHIGIIAGGVLGYQGEVSPDQDLEALFMQVAAAHRRDGAVHA; encoded by the coding sequence ATGCAAGAACATATTCTGGAAATACAGAACCTGTGTAAAAGCTTCAAACGCCACACCGCTGTAGACAATGTATCCCTGGCGGTTGCACGCAATTCCGTCTACGGGCTGCTTGGCCCGAACGGCGCAGGCAAATCAACTTTGCTCAAAATGATTACCGGAATGCTCCGCCCCGATTCCGGATCGATTCTCTTCCAGGGCCGCGAATGGACCCGGGCGGACTTAAGCCGGATCGGAGTGTTAATTGAAGCGCCGCCGCTCTACGATAATCTGACCGCCCGGGAGAATCTGAAGGTGCGCACGCTGGCCCTCGGACTTCCGCAGTCACGTATTGACGAGGTGCTGGGGATTGTAGATTTGACGGCAACCGGGAAAAAGCGGGCCGGACAATTCTCCATGGGGATGAAGCAGCGGCTCGGCATCGCGATTGCCCTGCTGAACCAGCCGGAGCTGCTGATTCTGGACGAGCCGACCAACGGGCTGGACCCGATCGGGATTCAGGAGCTGCGGGAGCTGATCCGCTCCTTCCCGCAGCAGGGGATCACCGTCATCCTGTCGAGCCACCTGCTCTCCGAGGTGGAGCAGACAGCAGACCATATCGGCATCATCGCGGGCGGCGTGCTGGGCTATCAGGGGGAGGTCTCCCCGGATCAGGACCTGGAAGCGCTGTTCATGCAGGTCGCCGCAGCACACCGGAGGGACGGTGCCGTCCATGCTTAA
- a CDS encoding L-ribulose-5-phosphate 4-epimerase, which produces MLEQLKEEVFEANLELPKHGLVKYTWGNVSAVDRASGLFVIKPSGVSYDKMKPSDMVVVDFDGNVVEGEMRPSSDTPTHAVLYKHYAEIGGIVHTHSTWATIWAQAGLDVPVMGTTHADTFYGSVPCTRFLTQEEIDRGYEAETGHVIIETFEQRGLDVMAVPGVLLKGHAPFTWGKDAHAAVMNSVVLEEVSKMNHFARQLNTFAEELPQRILDKHYLRKHGKDAYYGQK; this is translated from the coding sequence ATGCTGGAGCAACTGAAGGAAGAGGTATTCGAGGCGAATCTGGAGCTGCCTAAGCACGGGCTGGTGAAATACACCTGGGGTAATGTGAGCGCGGTGGACCGGGCCAGCGGCCTGTTCGTCATCAAGCCGAGCGGTGTCAGCTATGACAAGATGAAGCCGAGCGATATGGTGGTTGTGGATTTTGACGGCAATGTGGTAGAAGGAGAGATGCGGCCGTCGTCGGATACACCGACCCATGCCGTGCTCTATAAGCATTATGCGGAGATCGGCGGCATCGTGCATACGCATTCCACCTGGGCGACCATCTGGGCGCAAGCCGGACTGGACGTTCCGGTCATGGGTACGACCCATGCCGACACCTTCTACGGGTCTGTACCGTGCACCCGGTTCCTGACCCAGGAGGAGATTGACCGCGGTTATGAAGCAGAGACCGGACATGTGATCATCGAGACCTTCGAGCAGCGGGGGCTGGATGTGATGGCCGTTCCCGGCGTGCTGCTGAAGGGCCATGCGCCGTTCACCTGGGGCAAGGATGCCCATGCCGCTGTGATGAACAGTGTCGTGCTGGAGGAAGTGTCCAAGATGAACCATTTCGCCCGCCAGCTCAACACCTTCGCTGAGGAGCTGCCGCAGCGGATTCTGGACAAACACTATCTGCGTAAGCACGGCAAGGATGCGTATTACGGACAGAAGTAA
- a CDS encoding HAMP domain-containing sensor histidine kinase, translated as MYLLFSVLSFAVIIISINKAIDYFSFVTIEKQMMEKADLGEMSFREVLSRHEQEVEAGQMEEVARSALETLKASVKEVRIYDSSQKLLGLAVDGIVINNKTPVIFPGNIQNALKGDYAYTVSEDYLLYFAVPIQDMYYQNSYVYEFVEDISYFYTIMDQIRSILFAGAGGFIILIALSSIFIARNTTKPIKYLLGATESFSKQQFREVRLNRKDELGMLAAGLNRMGVQLSGYIEHQKQFVSNVSHELKTPLAAIKGFSQYLYEGEDEDEELQRIYFHLVNESDRLTRLVNELLMLSRFDKAGQDGIDAETTDLTQLAAQVASGIRAKAESKGIKLTVRQGPPAFVNVNQVLMSHAIANVLDNAIKYSGPRTTITIETSVRQQEAAVQISDQGIGISVDELTRVQERFYRASNAGGAGGTGLGLSICKEIAGRFGGHLDIESQLGAGTTVSIRLPLL; from the coding sequence ATGTATCTGCTGTTCTCGGTGCTGTCCTTCGCCGTGATCATTATTTCTATTAATAAGGCGATTGATTACTTCAGCTTCGTCACGATCGAGAAGCAGATGATGGAGAAGGCCGATCTGGGCGAGATGTCCTTCCGGGAGGTGCTCTCCAGACATGAGCAGGAGGTGGAGGCGGGGCAGATGGAGGAGGTGGCGAGAAGTGCGCTGGAGACGTTAAAAGCCTCCGTCAAGGAGGTGCGCATCTATGACAGCAGCCAGAAGCTGCTGGGGCTCGCCGTGGACGGGATTGTGATCAATAACAAAACCCCCGTCATTTTTCCCGGGAATATCCAGAACGCTCTCAAGGGCGATTATGCGTACACGGTCTCGGAGGATTACCTGCTGTACTTCGCGGTTCCGATTCAAGACATGTATTATCAGAACAGCTATGTATACGAGTTCGTGGAGGATATCTCCTATTTCTATACCATCATGGATCAGATCCGCTCGATCCTGTTCGCGGGTGCGGGAGGGTTCATTATCCTGATTGCGCTCTCCAGTATCTTCATCGCCCGGAATACGACGAAGCCGATCAAGTATCTGCTGGGTGCTACGGAGAGCTTCTCCAAGCAGCAATTCCGTGAGGTTCGGCTGAACCGGAAGGATGAGCTGGGGATGCTGGCGGCCGGCCTGAACCGGATGGGGGTTCAGCTCAGCGGATATATCGAGCACCAGAAGCAGTTCGTCTCGAATGTATCCCATGAGCTGAAGACGCCGCTCGCCGCGATCAAGGGGTTCTCCCAATACCTGTATGAGGGCGAGGATGAGGATGAGGAGCTGCAGCGGATCTACTTCCATCTGGTGAATGAATCGGACCGCCTGACCCGGCTGGTCAATGAGCTGCTCATGCTGTCGCGGTTCGACAAGGCAGGGCAGGACGGAATTGATGCCGAGACAACAGACCTGACGCAGCTTGCTGCGCAGGTAGCCAGCGGAATACGGGCCAAGGCGGAGAGTAAGGGGATTAAGCTTACGGTCCGGCAGGGTCCGCCCGCCTTCGTCAATGTTAATCAGGTGCTGATGTCCCACGCCATTGCCAATGTGCTGGACAACGCGATTAAATACTCCGGTCCCCGTACTACTATAACTATTGAAACATCAGTCCGGCAGCAGGAAGCCGCCGTGCAGATCAGCGATCAGGGCATCGGCATCAGCGTGGATGAGCTTACCCGTGTGCAGGAGCGGTTCTACCGGGCAAGCAATGCCGGCGGGGCAGGCGGAACGGGGCTGGGGCTGTCCATCTGTAAGGAGATTGCCGGGAGATTCGGCGGGCACCTGGATATAGAGAGCCAGCTCGGCGCGGGAACGACCGTCTCCATCCGTCTGCCGCTCCTGTGA
- a CDS encoding GntR family transcriptional regulator, with translation MRTKYQIIFDELKSNILSGTYSVGEQIPTESALQEMYGVSRQTVRKAILELSNEGFLRSEKGSGTYVSHQFRSRAGGGPSKRTIGVITTYLSDYIFPSIIRGIESRLNEDNYSLLLASTNNDVAQEKKALEMMLSYGVDGLIIEPTKSNLYNPNIAYYLSFKEQDVPFIMINAYYEELEVPFFCLDDVQSSYLATRELIAKGHTQIGIIAKMDDLQGKYRMKGYIKALGEAKLRFHPEQVLSFDTESKQVLSANLEQFLTENREVLTAIVCYNDEVGLEVVKVCRELGISIPGELSIIGQDNSYIAKNAGIKLTTLTHPQERMGRDAAEWVIKKLQGKKDLKNSNYYLPELIEGETVRVLEPSPAE, from the coding sequence GTGCGAACCAAGTACCAGATCATATTCGATGAACTCAAAAGCAACATCCTGTCCGGCACCTACAGTGTGGGCGAACAAATTCCGACCGAATCGGCGCTCCAGGAGATGTACGGCGTCAGCCGCCAGACCGTGCGGAAGGCGATTCTGGAGCTGTCCAACGAGGGCTTCCTGCGCAGCGAGAAAGGCTCGGGCACCTATGTCAGCCACCAGTTCCGGTCCAGAGCCGGGGGCGGCCCCAGCAAACGGACAATCGGTGTAATAACTACCTACCTCTCCGATTATATTTTCCCGTCGATTATCCGGGGCATCGAGAGCAGGCTGAATGAGGACAACTATTCGCTGCTGCTCGCCAGCACGAATAATGATGTCGCCCAGGAGAAGAAGGCGCTGGAGATGATGCTGTCCTACGGAGTAGACGGGCTGATCATCGAGCCGACCAAGAGCAACCTGTACAATCCGAACATCGCCTACTACCTGTCGTTTAAGGAGCAGGACGTCCCGTTCATCATGATTAACGCCTACTATGAGGAGCTGGAGGTGCCGTTCTTCTGTCTGGATGATGTGCAGTCCAGTTATCTGGCGACCCGGGAGCTGATCGCGAAGGGCCACACCCAGATCGGGATTATTGCCAAAATGGACGATCTCCAGGGCAAATACCGCATGAAGGGCTACATCAAGGCGCTCGGCGAAGCCAAGCTGCGCTTCCACCCGGAGCAGGTGCTCTCCTTCGATACCGAATCCAAGCAGGTGCTGTCAGCCAATCTGGAGCAATTCCTGACAGAGAACAGAGAGGTGCTGACCGCTATCGTCTGCTATAACGATGAGGTAGGGCTGGAGGTGGTCAAGGTGTGCCGCGAGCTGGGGATCTCGATTCCGGGGGAGCTGTCCATTATCGGGCAGGACAATTCTTATATTGCCAAGAATGCGGGGATCAAGCTGACGACGCTGACCCACCCGCAGGAGAGAATGGGCCGTGACGCCGCTGAATGGGTCATTAAGAAGCTCCAGGGTAAAAAAGACCTGAAGAACAGCAACTACTATCTGCCTGAGCTGATAGAGGGGGAGACGGTGCGGGTGCTGGAGCCATCGCCTGCGGAATAA
- a CDS encoding FGGY-family carbohydrate kinase: protein MDQNIKQAILQGETSLGIEFGSTRIKAVLIDRQFGTVAAGSYEWENLLEGGYWTYPLTDIIKGLQAAYREMKQEVLEKYGVTLTSIGSIGFSAMMHGYMAFDSAGELLVPFRTWRNATTGAAAKALTELFQFNIPERWTIAHLYQAILNGEEHVPQATFVTTLGGYIHWLLTGSKAIGIGDASGVFPIDEASQDYHPAMVRQFDELVAAKNYPWKLSDLLPKVYPAGEQAGVLTEAGAKLLDESGDLQAGIPLCPPEGDAGTGMVATNSVRKRTGNISVGTSVFAMIVLEKELSAVYPEIDMVTTPDGSPVGMVHANNCSSDINAWVGLFREFSEAMGFKADPGHVFSVLFGKVLEADADGGGLLSYGYFSGENITGLEKGRPLFVRSPESRFTLGNFMRTHLFSAFGALKIGMDILTRKEQVSIDSILAHGGLFKTPVVGQRIVAAATNVPVSVMATAGEGGAWGMAILASYMKNRETQERLDDFLDQKVFKDIEGETIHPVEADVKGFELFMERYTAGLAIEQAAVDHLVENGRN from the coding sequence ATGGATCAGAATATCAAGCAAGCGATACTTCAGGGAGAGACTTCACTGGGTATCGAATTTGGGTCCACACGCATTAAGGCGGTGCTGATTGACCGGCAATTCGGGACGGTTGCAGCGGGAAGCTACGAGTGGGAGAACCTGCTGGAAGGCGGGTACTGGACGTATCCTTTGACGGATATTATCAAGGGCCTGCAGGCGGCTTACCGTGAGATGAAGCAGGAGGTCCTGGAGAAATACGGGGTTACCTTGACTTCGATCGGTTCGATCGGATTCTCGGCCATGATGCATGGATATATGGCTTTTGACAGTGCAGGGGAGCTGCTGGTTCCGTTCCGGACCTGGCGTAATGCTACCACCGGTGCTGCGGCCAAAGCATTAACGGAGCTGTTCCAGTTCAATATTCCTGAGCGCTGGACGATTGCCCATCTGTATCAGGCGATTCTGAACGGCGAAGAGCATGTTCCGCAGGCAACGTTCGTAACGACGCTGGGCGGATATATTCACTGGCTGCTGACCGGCAGCAAAGCCATCGGTATCGGCGATGCCTCCGGGGTCTTCCCTATAGATGAAGCTTCGCAGGATTACCATCCGGCCATGGTCCGCCAATTCGACGAGCTGGTTGCCGCCAAGAACTACCCTTGGAAGCTGAGCGATCTCCTTCCGAAGGTCTACCCGGCAGGCGAGCAGGCTGGCGTATTGACGGAAGCCGGGGCGAAGCTGCTGGATGAATCCGGGGATCTGCAGGCCGGTATTCCGCTGTGTCCGCCGGAAGGAGATGCCGGAACAGGAATGGTCGCTACGAACAGTGTCCGCAAGCGGACCGGGAACATCTCGGTAGGCACCTCCGTATTTGCGATGATCGTACTGGAGAAGGAGCTTAGCGCAGTCTATCCGGAGATTGATATGGTCACTACCCCGGACGGCAGTCCGGTGGGGATGGTTCATGCCAACAACTGCTCCAGTGATATCAATGCCTGGGTCGGCCTGTTCCGCGAATTCTCCGAGGCGATGGGCTTCAAGGCTGATCCGGGGCATGTGTTCAGCGTCCTGTTCGGCAAGGTGCTGGAGGCAGACGCCGATGGCGGCGGGCTGCTCAGCTACGGCTATTTCTCGGGTGAGAACATCACCGGGCTGGAGAAGGGACGGCCGCTGTTCGTCCGTTCGCCGGAGAGCCGCTTCACGCTGGGCAACTTTATGCGGACGCATCTGTTCTCCGCTTTTGGCGCGCTGAAGATCGGGATGGATATTCTGACCCGCAAGGAGCAGGTATCGATCGACAGCATTCTGGCCCACGGCGGCTTGTTCAAGACGCCTGTGGTCGGACAGCGGATTGTGGCTGCGGCGACGAATGTTCCGGTCTCGGTCATGGCTACCGCCGGCGAGGGCGGGGCATGGGGGATGGCAATTCTGGCCTCTTATATGAAGAACCGGGAGACGCAGGAGCGTCTGGACGACTTCCTCGACCAGAAGGTGTTCAAGGATATTGAAGGCGAGACGATTCATCCGGTTGAGGCGGATGTGAAGGGCTTCGAGCTGTTCATGGAACGCTACACGGCGGGGCTGGCAATTGAGCAGGCCGCTGTAGATCATCTGGTAGAGAACGGGAGGAATTAA